In Sphingobacteriaceae bacterium, one genomic interval encodes:
- a CDS encoding chorismate-binding protein: MLKENADFDTIIEATFPMASMTGAPKISAMNFIEHFEKFARRYYSGAMGLIEENGDF, encoded by the coding sequence GTGCTCAAAGAAAATGCTGATTTTGATACCATTATCGAGGCCACATTTCCGATGGCCAGTATGACAGGAGCTCCTAAAATAAGCGCTATGAATTTTATTGAACACTTTGAAAAATTTGCAAGAAGGTATTATTCCGGGGCAATGGGTTTGATAGAAGAAAATGGGGATTTTTGA
- a CDS encoding chorismate-binding protein — MRTKKRTENVMAVDVARNDLSVIAKRGSVNVK, encoded by the coding sequence TTGAGAACAAAGAAAAGGACCGAGAATGTAATGGCCGTGGATGTGGCCCGGAATGATTTATCGGTAATTGCAAAACGGGGAAGTGTAAACGTAAAATAA